The Arachis ipaensis cultivar K30076 chromosome B03, Araip1.1, whole genome shotgun sequence region caagaaagaacaatagTATATTATCCGGATAATAAGGCTTGTTTAGGTGACCTAGATGTGGATATGTTAGATGTCTTCTATCTGAGGAACTACCATAAAAAGCTTGGTTATGATGAGATAAAGCAATGCTGGTGGCAAGTTCCTAGGAAAAGTTTGGAGAACGGACTAAGAAGCTTGAATAATGACAAGGAGATAAAAGAGATGGTGAAGTATGCTAAGATCAATAACGGAGTTATTGATGTATATTTCGAGCATGGAGCATCACTACCAAAGGTTTTGGAGGGAAATACACAATAAAAAAAGAATTCTCCAAGATTAACACAACCATTACCCTCAAACACCAAAGTTGCCTCAAATACCAAAGGTACACAACCATCATCAACAGTTTTAAAAGATCAAAATCAGACCAAAAAACCCATTAACAAAGTCAGTGGAGCCAAGAACAAACCCACTGGTAGCATCCAGCTCACGAAACCCATCAAGACCACCCAAAACACCAAAACAGATAAAACCAACAAGTCCAAGCAGTCCAACAAAAATAGTATGTCTAGGAGGCCTTGTACAAGGTCTGCTGCCAGAGGATTCCAAAGCAAAGTTTTTAATAATGAGATTCCTTTCGAGGTGTCTTCTGACTCTTATGAGAGTGCAGAAGATAGCCTTTTTAAGCCAAATCTTGATGAAGACAGCTTTTCTGATTCAGATACTGGGGTGAAGAATGTCAACAGTGGGAGTAGAAGTAGGATCAATAAGAACCAGAAGGAGAAGATATTGAGAAATGTTAGTCCTCTAGCTAAAGGAAAGGAGAAGATTCTGGTCGAGGATGATGCATTTGTGCAAGAAGTTAGTAATGAAGAAGTGGATCTTGGTTAGTGAGCCTATTGTTGCAGTTAATATGTGATAGTTACTATCTGTGTTGTTTTACCGTTGTACATAGTTATTATGGTATCGACTTAAAATTCAGGGACTATTATGTGTACTCGTGTTAAATGTGAAGGACTATTATCGAGAGGGTGAGTTTATGTTAGGGACTGTTATGGTGATCGACCATGATTGGCAGGTACTAATACACTATGTGTTATTAAATGATCATGACTGGCAGGGACTAATATCAGCAGTGCAAGAGGTGATGCCCAATGTGCACCATCATTTTTGCGTCTGGCATTTGTGGAAAAATTTTAACAAGAGTTGGAAGGATTTACAACTAAGGGGGCTTTGTGGGAATGTGCAAGGGCAACGACTCATCAAGAGTTCAGGGATGGAATGGACAAGATAAAAAGACTGAATGAAGATGCATGGGCATATTTAGATAAATGGCAAAGAGATGCATGGACTAGAAGTGCATTTAGCCATACGCCGAAGTTGGATAGTATTTGTAACAATGCATGCGAGGTGTTCAATGCAAAGATCAAAGATGCAAGAGCCAAGCCCATTATAACATTGTTGGAGGACGTTCGAATGTTCGTAATGCAGACCATAGCCAAGAACAAGGTGAAACTAAACAATCACATTGGAATGCTCACACCGGTTATAAAGAAACGATTggaaaaatttagaaaagaatcTAAGAATTGGAAGCCTATTTGGACAGGGGACAACGGATACAAAAAGTTTGAGATGCATGGACACCCAACTAATCATGTGGTGGATTTAGGAAAAGGACTATGTACTTGCCAATTTTGGATGCTTAAAGGTTATTTTAATTGTTATAATAATTGTTTTTGTGCTATAGTAATAATCTGATTAATGGTATATGACTAAAACCCATAGTTGTTGTGGCCGTTGTTTGTATGCAGGTATTCCTTGTGTGCATGCATGTGCTACACTGTCTCGGGTTAACAAGCCACCAGAAGACTTTTGTCACTGCTTGCTAACAATGGAGTCATACAGGGAAACATATAATCATCATATTAATCCAATTCCTGGACAACTATTATGGGAGCATGTAGAAGAATATAACAAGCCACATGCaccaaaaataaagagaaaacctGAAAAACTACAGATGAAAAGAAGGATAGATGCTGATGAGAAAGGTGGTGGAGGATCTAAAAAATCTAAAGCTGATCCCAAGCCTCAGAGTAACAATGGAGATAATGTTCATCTAAAGAGGCAATTGGGCCCTTTACTTGCAGTTTTTGTGGTGATAAAGGACATACAAAGAGAGGTTGCAAGAAAAAGAGAGCCTGTGATGCTGCTgcagttgctgctgctgctgctgctgaggctgataagaagaagaaaaatgaaggagGTGTGCCTGCATCTGAGCAGCAACTTCAGCAGCCTCAAGATGATGGTGACCAACGTGATGGAGAAGACAATCCTCTTGTGCAATTTACTGAGATTGCACTAGCCACTTCTGATGCACAACCTGTAGAGATAGGTATATCTCAGCCAACTGCTTCTAATATAAAAGATTCTCAAAAGGTAACTTCCTATTTAcatttcttaaattttttgtgATTCAAGTGAATCACCATTTATGTGTAATGTAAATTTTTTCTATCTAGGATCATGGAATAAAAAGGCCTTCAAAATTATCACCAAGGAGAAGATCATCTCCACTAGCAACTTCTGTCCCAGTGAATCCCATGCAAGGTGCTAGTTCAGGAACTGTAACAAGACTTGTCAATTACATGAAGTTCATCCCAACTCCAGGATTTAAGGCTCCaagaaagaagaattgaagactTTAGCTTAATATGAATAGGACTTTCTGTTTTGAATTTAATACTTTTTACTAGACAAAGACTACACAAGAAAAAAACAATCCTTTATGTTTTGCTATAAAGTCAATCCTTTATGTTTTGCTATAAAGTCTTCCCTTTTGAGGCAACTTTGTTTAACATGCTCATGTTAGTTGACTGCCCTTTGTGTTATGTGACTAACTGTGTTAAGCTGAACCATTATCTTAATACACTTATCTTTTAAGTTTGAACCATTATCTTAATACAGTGCTGGCTGATTTTCAATCACTTATGCTGCCTTCTTTAGCATATTACTATTTTCATTAATTGAGTTATCCAAGTTTACATTCCATCAACAAACACCATTCAACAGTTTCTAATACCATAATCATGTTGTCATTTTTTTTACATATTGTTCATTCAATGAATACAGGGTACACACCACCAACTCTTTTAACTCATGCTTTACAATACATGATAACAATTAACACAATCAACACAGACACAAGTAATACCAAAAATTGGTTAACCAATTTTTGATTCCGGACATCTTCTTCTAATCTCCCAAGCCTCCAATCAAAGTTCATCTTCACTTTATGATTATCTCTATAAGATTCTGATTTCTCAACTGGTTCATCCTGTCCAGTATTTGCCCACACAAAAAGCCCACACCATCTCTTTTCATTTGTCTGTTATCAAGCAAACATATAACATGCTCAAACTTCagggaagaagaacaagagaagaaCATTCAGGTAGATAGGTAGGAACAATCATAACAACACAAGTAATACTGATAACTCACATTATAATTGGGACAACCAAAAAATGATTTATTTAGATTTGAATCTGTCCCAGACCACCTGAGAACTGGCCGGCAGCCGCAACCGCACCATTCCGACACCCCAAATCTTCTGCTCTTGCTTTGCGTTCTCGTCCGATGGCCACTGCACGGTGAACTAATAGAGCTTCCAGCTCTAGTGCTTCCACCGCCCATCATGGATATTCACTTCCAGCTCCaggaacaacagcaacaacaagaaTGAGAAAACaacgatgaagaagaagaagaaattaacttACTGAACATTtggaaatttatggttaaatatagAGGGAGGGACCACATTGGGTATAAATTGAAACTGTGCCAACTTAACTAGCCGTTGGCACCATCCAACGTGGCAAAATGAGGCCACTTCAGCGTCTTGATGCTGACTCATCACCGGAAAGCTGTCCAGGAATTATTATGGTGCCCGGAATCGTATATGGAGGATTACAatagtgcaattggaatctcagaGACCACATTAAGTAATAACCCGAATCTCAGGGACTATTATGGAGATTTATTCGAATGAAAAACTTATTGTTaccaagaaagaaagataaatacAAGACTCACGATAAAATctgtaaataataatttataaatatgaaatattttttattttataaattaatttttaaaatatttataatttaatttattgcaTTGAAACTCAGTAATAGATAGATCATAATGAGCACTTTAATTAAATGCTGTTTTTTATTAACAAATAATGtaattttaactttaaattaCCCAGATTGAATTNNNNNNNNNNNNNNNNNNNNNNNNNNNNNNNNNNNNNNNNNNNNNNNNNNNNNNNNNNNNNNNNNNNNNNNNNNNNNNNNNNNNNNNNNNNNNNNNNNNNNNNNNNNNNNNNNNNNNNNNNNNNNNNNNNNNNNNNNNNNNNNNNNNNNNNNNNNNNNNNNNNNNNNNNNNNNNNNNNNNNNNNNNNNNNNNNNNNNNNNNNNNNNNNNNNNNNNNNNNNNNNNNNNNNNNNNNNNNNNNNNNNNNNNNNNNNNNNNNNNNNNNNNNATGAGTTAGATTCATTCAATcttaattctaataaaaaaatagaaaaatactttAACCAAttagtttcattttcaaaaagCTCATAGTAGTAATATTTAGCTCCAAGAGGTTGAAATAATATCTCCCCTTTTCATTCAATTAAATGTGTGGCTTTTTGTGGAACAAAATACTTTTAGTGTAGCTAGAGATCAGATAGACACTTATATTTCACTTGGGTGTCTATTTGTCAGACTTATTGAGTATAAAGATATAGACAAAAATTAAGAAagcaaaaatatataaaaatcatAATATACTCAATAATAGCTATAAATTAAAACTGTAAAATTTGTATAAGAATATAATTTGAGTGTTTTGCATGCTTTTATGTGTGATTTAAAATATGGTTTGATTCTGTGGAATTTTAATGAATGTTTTGAGATGCTTTTTTATTTTCCACTAATGAAGAATGAGAGTAGGAAATAGGAACATTTGTGAGTATTAATTATAGAGTTGGACTATTGCATGTTTCGGGATTATTGGAACAAATGCTGACCATACACACTACTTTTACACGCAAGATGTCACTTAACCTCTAAATTTGATAATAAATAGTTAGAATAATTTAAGTTAGGAGCTGATATGTGTCTGATCAGTTAGTCATGTTGATAATTATATTAGATGATACCTCAGCAAATTGGTTACTAGTTTGTTAGAAGGGTGCTGATCTAGTGCAGCTAAGGTGTAGTGTAGGTgctgtatatatatgtatttgcAACTCACCTGTAAAGTGTGATTCACCATTTTATGCTATTAGGTATTTTGCAATTGTGCCTTTCTCTCTGGTTTTCGCTCACAGAAAGTGCAGCTACTCACACTTGCAACACCTTcaacatggtgcggtgagcgtggagTGTGGCAAGCACTGAGATTCAGATTGAGGAAGGTGCAGCCTGATCTGAAATCTTGCCAATTTTGCAAGAGCTCAGTTATGCGAATGGTGATCCAAATTCCTTTCTTCTCGATCTAGATTCTGTATCTCGTTCCAAACTGaaatttctttgagtttctttTCAATTCAGCGTGTGATTCATCTAATTTCAatttgagtttaatccgttgaatTTCTTTCTTTCTCCATCTAATTTCTCAAGTCAAATTCATTCTCTCTTTCTGTCTTTCCTCTCTTCCTACAAACTTATACGATAGAGTTTGATGAGAGTGCGCCGCCTCACACTCTCTGTAACTGTGAGAAGGTGACTCCGATCAACGATGTCCCACATTGTTTTTGGAATTTTGCTGTTAAGCATGCTGTTTTCTTAATGAATAGGATTTCTTCTACTTTTCTCAAGGACAAGTCTTCTTTTCAAATATTGCATCAATCTCTCCCTGATCTAATGACCCTAAAGGTCTTTGGTTGCTTGGCCTATGCCAGCACCATCAATGCTCACAGGTCCAAGCTGGATCCTCGAGCCAGGAAATGTGCTTTCCTTGGATTTAGGGAGGGGACAAAAGGATATATTTTAATTGACTTAAGATGGACTTGTTAAAAGATACAAGATTTGAAGGTTGCAAACCAATAAGAACACCATTGGATTATATCGTGAAGCTGTCCAGAGAAAGAGGAGAACCACTGAAGGATCATTCAGCTTATAGGAAGCTAGTTGGGAGGCTCTTGTACTTAGCTAACACCAGACCTGATATAAGTTACGCAGTTGGAAAGCTCAGTTAGTTTTTGGACTGCCCAACCACACAGCACATGCAGGCAGCACATCATGTGCTCAGGCACTTAAAAGGAGCCCCAGCAGCAGGGTTGTTTTTCACATCAGAACCAGATTTCAATCTGACTGGGTTCTCAGATTCGGACTGGGCAGCATGCCCAGACACTAGGAAATCAATTTCAGCCTATTGTTTCTACCTGGAAAACTCACTcataacatggaagagtaaaaagCAATTGACAGTGGCTTCATCATCCTCCGAGGCAGAGTATCGAGCATTAGCGAGTGCGACTAGAGAGGCACAATGGATTAGTTACATCTTGAAGGATCTGCAGATCCCTCTTACCAAGGCTATCAACATCTTCTGTGATAGTCAGTCAGCAATATACATAGCATCTAACCCTGTGTTCCATGAGAGGACGAAACACATAGAGGTGGATTGTCATGTGGTGAGGAATAAAGTTCAAGAGGGACTCATTCATTTGCTACCCATCTCAACCCATGAGCAAGTGGCTGATTTGCTCACCAAAGCACTTGCACCAACCGTGTTTAGTAGGCTCCGAGATAAACTAGGCATGCTGAACATATACGCTCCTAACTTAAGGGAGGGTGTCACTTAACCTCTAAGTTTGATAATAAATAGTTAGAGTAATTTAAGTTAGGAGCTGATATGTGCCTGATCAGTTAGTCATGTTGATAATTATATTAGATGACACCTCAGCAAATTGGTTACTAGTTTGTTAGAAGGGTGCTGATCTAGTGCAGCTAAGGTGTAGTGTAGGTgctgtatatatatgtatttgcAACTCACCTGTAAAGTGTGATTCACCATTTTATGCTATTAGGTATTTTGCAATTGTGCCTTTCTCTCTGGTTTTCTCTCACAGAAAGTGCAGCTACTCACACTTGCAACACCTATGAGTTAGATTCATTCAATcttaattctaataaaaaaatagaaaaatactttAACCAAttagtttcattttcaaaaagCTCATAGTAGTAATATTTAGCTCCAAGAGGTTGAAATAATATCTCCCCTTTTCATTCAATTAAATGTGTGGCTTTTTGTGGAACAAAATACTTTTAGTGTAGCTAGAGATCAGATAGACACTTATATTTCACTTGGGTGTCTATTTGTCAGACTTATTGAGTATAAAGATATAGACAAAAATTAAGAAagcaaaaatatataaaaatcatAATATACTCAATAATAGCTATAAATTAAAACTGTAAAATTTGTATAAGAATATAATTTGAGTGTTTTGCATGCTTTTATGTGTGATTTAAAATATGGTTTGATTCTGTGGAATTTTAATGAATGTTTTGAGATGCTTTTTTATTTTCCACTAATGAAGAATGAGAGTAGGAAATAGGAACATTTGTGAGTATTAATTATAGAGTTGGACTATTGCATGTTTCGGGATTATTGGAACAAATGCTGACCATACACACTACTTTTACACGCAAGATGTCACTTAACCTCTAAATTTGATAATAAATAGTTAGAATAATTTAAGTTAGGAGCTGATATGTGTCTGATCAGTTAGTCATGTTGATAATTATATTAGATGATACCTCAGCAAATTGGTTACTAGTTTGTTAGAAGGGTGCTGATCTAGTGCAGCTAAGGTGTAGTGTAGGTgctgtatatatatgtatttgcAACTCACCTGTAAAGTGTGATTCACCATTTTATGTTATTAGGTATTTTGCAATTGTGCCTTTCTCTCTGGTTTTCTCTCACAGAAAGTGCAGCTACTCACACTTGCAACACCTTCAACACAAGACATAAATAAATGAACTCTGCATGCACGTGACATacaatatgtgtatatatatagttgAAGAGGAAGGATTTAACTACTTTAGTAATAAAGTCTTGATGCTATAAGCAACTATTAAAATTAAGCTTTTAAACTATAAACAATAATTACAAGATATTATTAGTTTGTGCAACCAACCTTACTCTAGTATGTGAAATAATGCAATTCATATTTATTAAAAGAATGTATCAgtctaaataaaatataattagtcTTTGAATTATctaacaaacaaaataaaataataaaataataatttaattatttattgtaatatttattatctataatttttaattcaaaaataattaaaagaagttTGGATGAAGATGAGCCCTTGAGCCCATGAATAGAGTACGCTGTAAGCAAAGTGTATTTATGTATCTCAAAATCTCTAACCCAAACCCCCTTTCCTCCTCCCACACATAAACATAAACAGATTTAACATAGAAACTTTTTTTGGTGAAGACGTCGAAAGTAAACGGcttatttttttagttatggaGATCAAAGTTGTGTTGCGCATGGTTATGAGACACATGAGAGTTAGACCATTGTGTGGAACAGCTTTTTGCTTAGTAGCAGGTTGGAGAACTCGGACCGTGCAAGTAATTTACAATGAAAATATGGTGACGAAATCGGATGGTCTGATTTGAATGGAGAGAAAATTTGAAAATGCAGCAACACCCTAATCGGACCCTCCGTGTTGTGAGTGtttaaaaattgattaaaattCCTTTGACAAGTCTCATGGTCCGATTTGGGTTTCATAGATTTTTTTTGAATCAGAAGCCACTAATCACATGGTCCTAGTTGGgtgtttatttaaattttgattaaaaattcCTAAAAGAAGTCGCATGGTCCGATTTGAGTGTTATAGTTTTTTGAATTAGAAGCAAGTAACCGCTGGGTCCGAGTTATGGGTGCATatatatatgtacaaaagggTGTGTGTCGTGAAGAAGATTTTAGATCTGGTTCTTCTTCTTGCTCGACcacttcttctcctctcttctaccTGTGTCCTTCTTAGTTTCAGTAAAATGAAgtaaaaaattttggttttgaaGTTTCTGTTCTTATTTAGGTAAGTGAGAGAGATGGATGATAGAGTTTTTTTAAAAGTGTATTACTTTGGTCATATTTTGTTACAAACTTCTGAAGGAgtgaaatttatttgtgaaaatccaTTAGATGTTGTTATTCCCTTCACAATCTCATTTGAAGAGCTCAAAGATGTGATCTGTGAGAAGATTGATTCTGAGATGTCGAGAAAAATATCTTGCATTTTATACAGATATCCCATACCGGTGTTTGGTGGATTCGTCCAATTTGAATCCAAATATGTAACGGACGAAGCGAGTttgcaagagatgttttcaatgtatttTAAAAGTCGTTCCCGAATCTCGTTCATCGAGTTGTACATTGAATTCGAACAATCTGAGGCCGATCGGAATATTGCACGAGAAGATTACAATAGTGATAGTGAAGAAGAGTTTGAAAGCAATTACGAAGTTGTCGGTCCAGACGGGGATGAAGAGCAAGGTGATGGCACTGTGGCCCCAGATGTGACAGACGTGGCAAATACACTCGTGAACGAAGTGtcgtttgaggagccatctttcATGCGAGTGTTGGATTTGGAGGCCATGCATGTTCCAGAGTTTTCGGAATATATGAGTGTAGGTACgtatttttattatttaggtAAGTTTAAGATAATAGTTTTATTTAATTAGTTATTGGTTTAGTTAAATATAAATTAGTATGTAGTTAATTATTTAGGTAATTAtgtatttagatttttattttgtttagaatGAGATAAAAGCTAATATAAAGTTTGTGTATATCATAATGGATGCAGTGAATGTTGATGTACCTTTAAATTTGGTTATTAAATATCcgtgtaataattttttttatatggttgTCGTCCCGCCAGAAATTTCTATTGTCGCAGATGGCGAATTTGCCGTCGGGATGGAATTCAGTTTCAGGGAATCTGTTATTAGGGCGATGAAAGAGTATAGCATTCGAAGAAGTGTAGACTACCGGGTGTATGAGCCGGAGCCGTTGACATTTTATGCGAAGTGTACACAGTATGGGTCTgggtgtgattggcttatcagggtTAGCATGATCAGTAGGAAGCATTGTTGGGTGGTATGGAGGTATAATGGTAGTCACACTTATACCAGATCTACTATTTCTCAGGATCATTCCAAGCTCGATTCAAACACAATTGCAGAAGTAATAAAGCCATTGGTTGAGGCTGACCCCTCGTTAAAGGTAAAATCAGTTATTGTAGACGTGCAATCGAAGTTCAACTACACAGTCAGTTATcggaaagcatggttggctaagcaaaaggcaatagaaaaaatatttggaggttgggaagcatcgtacgaagcgttgcctatatggtttgaggccatgtgtcataaGGAGACATCAGCTGTCGTCcattttgagactatgcctgCATATCAAGGCGATGACTTGGTCAGTGATATTCGGGTATTGCATCGAGTCTTTTGGAGTTATTACCCCTGCATTAGAGCATTCAGGCATTGTAAGCCAATTGTGCAGGTGGATGAGACTCACTTGTACGGAAAGTATAAGGGTTGTCTGTTAGTGACAGTTTCACAGGATGGCAACAACAACATCGTCCCAATTGCATTTGCTATTGTGGAAGGAGAGACATCTGATGCGTGGCACTTCTTTCTCAGTAACCTGCGACAACATGTTGTGACTCGGGATGGTGTGGGACTGATATCCGACCGACACGAATCCATCAATGCAGTCGTGGAGCAGAGTAATGGAGCTTGGTCGCCTCCTAGAGCTTTCCACATGTTCTGCATCAGGCATATTGAGTCGAACTTCCTGAGAAAATTCAAGGCACCGTACCTGCAAAAACTTGTCGTTAATATAGGTAATATTGAGTAATTGGAAGTTTGTTATTAATAGCGTGTCATTCATTTTAGTATGTAAatcccctttttatattttttttgttattctgCAGGATATTCGCGGACGGTGCATGAGTACGAAGTGCGTTACCAGCGTTTACGAGAACGGGGCGATGCTTATACTAACTGGTTAAACCGAATCCCCCGTGAACAGTATGCATTGGCATTTAATGGTGGTTACCGACGGGGTCACATGACGACAAACCTAGTCGAATGCATTAACTCTGTGCTGAAGGGTGCACGCAACCTTTCAATCACTGCACTTGTCAAAGCAACATTCTAGTGCTTAACGAGCTATTCACCAGAAAAAGAGTCGAGGCGGAGGCAAGGATTAATGCTGGCCATGTATTTTCGGAGCTTGTGACAACGAAATTGCATGCAAACCAACTTGCATGAGGAAATATCCAGGTTAACTACTTCGACAGGCAGAATCAGGTATTTGAAGTGCGTGAGATGCCTAGTGGACTGGAGTATGCTGTCGACCTACGTCGGCATCAATGTGACTGTGGTGAGTTTCAGGTGGATCGGATCCCGTGTCGGCATGTGTTTGCATGTTGTGCAAATCAACGACTGGACTGGCAACTGTATGTGCATGATGTGTATAAGATGGACCAGGTTCGATGGGTTTATTGAGCTAGGTTTAGGCCACTCGAAAATCCTTCTACATGGCCTGCTTACACCGGGCCGCGATTCGTACCTAATCCATTCCTAAGACGCGTGACCAAATGTCGCCCCAAGATGACccgcttcttgaatgagatggacacgcGAATGTTGCGTCCTGCACGGCGATGTACACAATGTGGTGCTGAGGGACATAGCCGTAGTAGATGCCGTCGGTCAGCTGGTGCACCTGCCGATCATAATGCTCAGTAGTTTTATATATTATCTTTCTCAAGATGTTATGTATTAATATGCTATTTGAAACATTGTAACTTATATCAATGTACTCTTATGACACATGCAAGTTAATCATTAGGTAATACATTGAAAAGTTTACATGCATAGTAAGTTTACATGTCCCTGTTAAAAGATACATAGATTCATTAGGTAATACATTGAAAAGTTTACATGCATACTAAGTTTACATGTCCCTGTTAAAAGATACATAGATTCATTAGGTAATACATTGAAAAGTTTACATGCATACTAACAGATACATAGATTCATTAACGAATACATCAAAAAGTTAACTTCTACATAGTCAACGTAAGATAATGTTACCTATTTGCAAGGGGAAAACTGCGGGGTTCCCTCGGAACCGGTGCTAGATATGGCATTCTGATAAAAGCCCAAACGAGCAACAGTGTGAGTGGACCATCAATCTCTTTATAGTCATAACGAGATGCCCTGCATAATGCCCTGTAAAGGTGGGTTAGGCATGCTGAACCCCAACTGTATTGTCCGATACTGCCAAAATCACTTAGCAAGGGCAGAAATTTCCAGTGCACAGATGCTCCAGACTTGTCTCCAAACAATATGGTACCGATCAACAACATAATATGGCACTTCACGTACCTCTGTATACTATTTTCATCAGTCAACTGTAAACGTTCTTTCAGATCACGAAGCCATGTCAGTTTTATACAGCTCCCTCTACAGTTTGACTTTCTTGGTGCAACCCCAAACTGATGCAGACACTCCGCCTCTAAGACTTCAAAACTACTAATAGTCATCCCTGTGACTGGAAGACCGTCCGTCGGAAGACCGAGAATTAAGGCCACATCTTCCAGCGTCACAGCACATTCACCAACAGGAATGTGGAAGGTATGTGTATCTGGATGCCACCTTTCGACTAAAGCATTCACCAGCGCCTTCTGACATTGGACTATTCCAATTTGGGACGCATGATAAAAACCAGTAAACCATAGTTGCTCCTCCACTCTATTATCATACCGATCCGGGGGCACAGGATGATCACAGGTCAACATCCGTGAACTCTACAAAAACATAAAGTACTAGTCAAATTATTAACAATTACAAATACTacttgacaaaccccatttgtagggtttatcttgtattgatttttggggattttatcaacttttacccacatttattcaatgaaatagcatggttttataacttctctcttaattgtgcttaagagtgaaaacatgctttttaggactcaaaatagctaaatttagttcaccttgattctattagatgccttgatatgtttgttaagtgatttaaggtttaggaggcaaagattggatcaagggaatgaagaaagaaagcatgaaaagttggagaactcatgaagaaatgaaagaaccggaaagctg contains the following coding sequences:
- the LOC107633794 gene encoding uncharacterized protein LOC107633794, encoding MGGGSTRAGSSISSPCSGHRTRTQSKSRRFGVSEWCGCGCRPVLRWSGTDSNLNKSFFGCPNYNTNEKRWCGLFVWANTGQDEPVEKSESYRDNHKVKMNFDWRLGRLEEDVRNQKLVNQFLVLLVSVLIVLIVIMYCKA